In Carassius auratus strain Wakin chromosome 39, ASM336829v1, whole genome shotgun sequence, a genomic segment contains:
- the LOC113057642 gene encoding insulin-like growth factor-binding protein 7, protein MICWLILTLFAVVSADRLPRSCGTCDPSKCAPLPAEGCSSETLLDACGCCKLCASGVGEPCGGAKRCASGLECVKSDKDKKSQSGSWVCECKSNYPVCGTDGVNYKSGCELKEASVKAVKEKKPEIKIQNKGECAQAPVIVTAPGEIWNVTGSRVFLSCEATGIPTPVLTWRKVSINKENTVPLPGDKENLAVQTRGGPEKHEATGWVLISPLTKDEDGSYECHASNIQGEASAVGTIHVVDSINDIPHKKGNDAEL, encoded by the exons ATGATCTGCTGGCTGATATTAACTCTGTTCGCTGTGGTGTCAGCGGACCGGCTGCCCCGCAGCTGCGGCACCTGCGACCCGAGCAAGTGCGCGCCTCTTCCGGCCGAGGGCTGCTCCTCCGAGACGCTGCTGGACGCGTGCGGCTGCTGCAAGCTCTGCGCGTCTGGGGTGGGAGAGCCGTGCGGGGGAGCCAAGCGCTGCGCGTCCGGACTCGAGTGCGTCAAGAGCGACAAAGACAAGAAAAGTCAATCAGGGTCCTGGGTCTGCGAATGCAAGAGCAACTATCCCGTGTGCGGCACTGACGGCGTGAACTATAAAAGCGGCTGTGAGCTGAAAGAAGCAAGTGTGAAAGCAGTGAAGGAGAAAAAACCCGAGATTAAGATTCAGAACAAGGGCGAATGCGCTCAAG CACCAGTTATTGTGACCGCTCCGGGAGAGATCTGGAACGTGACCGGCTCACGGGTCTTCCTAAGTTGTGAAGCCACCGGGATACCCACACCTGTGCTCACCTGGAGAAAG GTATCTATTAACAAAGAAAATACTGTTCCACTCCCCGGAGACAAAGAGAACCTGGCCGTCCAGACCCGCGGAGGTCCGGAAAAGCACGAGGCTACTGGCTGGGTGCTT ATATCTCCACTTACCAAGGATGAGGACGGCTCCTACGAGTGTCACGCCAGCAACATCCAGGGCGAAGCGTCGGCTGTGGGCACTATTCATGTGGTGGATTCCATCAATGACATTCCACACAAGAAGG GGAACGATGCTGAGCTGTAA
- the cox18 gene encoding cytochrome c oxidase assembly protein COX18, mitochondrial, which yields MMWLKFTRLTANVNLQISHYGNLTTLRPSIRSVYQGSSHLDTRTHRIRPLCCSSPLLAGHASITLTMGLQPRRTITTDRPSWYESVADSTPVYLTEQLLVSTQQMTGLPWWASIMCTTLALRTAITLPLGIYQSIIIAKVEALQKEIAVLARQLRFEISVKAKEKGWSEKTCRFHFKKNLKRIVSELYVRDNCHPFKASLLIWVQLPMWVCLSLALRNLSLGMGHVPLSSDAGLATGGALWFPDLTLPDSTWIMPVSLGLINLLITEIFALRQLEPSKFQKYVTNFIRGISLVMIPIAATVPSSMALYWLSSSCVGLAHNLLLRSPRFRGVCRIPPTRSDSETPYKDIAAAFVAKYIK from the exons ATGATGTGGCTGAAGTTTACCAGGTTGACAGCCAATGTGAATCTACAGATATCTCACTATGGCAACCTAACAACACTGAGACCTTCCATCAGAAGTGTCTATCAGGGCTCCTCGCACCTGGACACCAGGACTCACCGCATCCGGCCTCTCTGCTGCAGTTCACCCCTCTTAGCTGGCCATGCCTCCATCACACTGACCATGGGGCTTCAGCCCAGAAGAACTATAACCACAGACCGACCGAGCTGGTATGAGAGTGTTGCAGACTCTACCCCCGTATACCTCACGGAGCAGCTCCTTGTGTCCACTCAACAGATGACAGGTCTGCCGTGGTGGGCCAGCATCATGTGCACAACGCTGGCCCTGCGTACAGCCATCACTCTCCCCCTGGGAATCTATCAGTCCATCATCATTGCAAAG GTTGAAGCTCTGCAGAAGGAGATCGCTGTGTTGGCCCGCCAGTTACGCTTTGAGATCTCTGTAAAAGCCAAAGAGAAGGGCTGGTCAGAGAAAACATGCAG ATTTCATTTCAAGAAGAACCTGAAACGAATTGTGTCTGAGCTTTATGTTCGAGATAATTGCCACCCATTCAAGGCCAGTTTGCTGATCTGGGTCCAGCTGCCCATGTGGGTTTGTCTCTCACTGGCCTTGCGTAATCTCAGCCTGGGAATGGGACATGTTCCCCTTT CATCAGATGCAGGTTTGGCAACAGGTGGCGCTCTGTGGTTCCCTGACCTCACTCTCCCAGACTCTACCTGGATCATGCCAGTTTCTCTTGGCCTCATCAATTTACTCATCACAGAG ATATTCGCCCTCAGACAGCTAGAGCCTTCAAAGTTCCAGAAGTACGTGACTAACTTTATCAGAGGAATATCTCTGGTGATGATTCCTATAGCCGCCACAGTCCCGTCA TCCATGGCTCTGTACTGGCTCAGCTCAAGTTGTGTTGGCCTGGCACATAACCTGCTCCTGAGATCCCCTCGCTTCCGGGGCGTCTGTCGGATCCCTCCAACACGTTCAGACTCTGAAACCCCATACAAGGACATTGCAGCTGCATTTGTAgccaaatacattaaataa